A section of the Thauera chlorobenzoica genome encodes:
- a CDS encoding ATP-binding protein, with product MLGTHLPATPATEALHAALAESIARHLLHPLLFAVPGLAVAIWLAVGVGLAPLGRFAGEVEQRAPDNLAPLALARVPREVLPLQQALNALFARLRQSRELERRFTADAAHELRTPLAAIRTQAEVALNADDGTQARRALANVVGGAERATRLVEQLLTLARLDPQTALERPQPIGLRALARDAVAAQAPSAARRNIDLGLLPGDERTVHGDPLLLAVLLRNLVDNAVRYTPPGGRVDLAVEEAHAARGGYPLLRVTDSGPGIAPAAREQAFERFHRGSDRREEGSGLGLSIVRRIAELHRATLTLDDGPGDRGLTVRVGFPPPEDGSAPL from the coding sequence ATGCTCGGCACCCACCTCCCCGCCACTCCCGCCACCGAAGCGCTGCACGCCGCGCTCGCCGAGAGCATCGCCCGCCACCTGCTGCACCCGCTGCTGTTCGCCGTCCCCGGGCTGGCGGTGGCGATCTGGCTCGCCGTCGGCGTCGGCCTCGCCCCGCTCGGGCGCTTCGCCGGCGAAGTCGAGCAGCGCGCGCCCGACAACCTCGCCCCGCTCGCGCTCGCCCGCGTGCCGCGCGAGGTCCTGCCCCTGCAGCAGGCGCTGAATGCGCTGTTCGCCCGCCTGCGCCAGTCGCGCGAACTCGAGCGCCGGTTCACCGCCGATGCCGCCCACGAGCTGCGCACCCCGCTGGCGGCGATCCGCACCCAGGCCGAAGTGGCGCTCAACGCCGACGACGGCACCCAGGCCCGGCGCGCGCTCGCCAACGTCGTCGGCGGCGCCGAACGCGCGACCCGGCTGGTCGAGCAGCTGCTGACCCTGGCCCGCCTCGACCCCCAGACCGCCCTCGAACGGCCGCAGCCGATCGGCCTGCGGGCGCTGGCACGCGACGCGGTCGCCGCCCAGGCGCCGTCGGCCGCGCGCCGGAACATCGACCTCGGCCTGCTGCCGGGCGACGAGCGCACGGTGCACGGCGACCCGCTGCTGCTCGCGGTGCTGCTGCGCAACCTGGTCGATAACGCCGTCCGCTACACCCCGCCGGGCGGGCGCGTCGATCTCGCCGTCGAGGAGGCGCACGCGGCGCGCGGCGGCTATCCGCTGCTGCGCGTCACCGACAGCGGCCCGGGAATTGCGCCCGCGGCACGGGAACAGGCCTTCGAGCGCTTTCACCGCGGCTCCGACCGCCGCGAGGAAGGCAGCGGCCTGGGGTTGTCGATCGTGCGCCGGATCGCCGAACTGCACCGCGCCACGCTCACTCTCGATGACGGCCCCGGCGACCGCGGGCTGACGGTACGGGTCGGCTTTCCGCCACCGGAGGACGGATCGGCGCCACTTTAA